The Arachis ipaensis cultivar K30076 chromosome B07, Araip1.1, whole genome shotgun sequence genome includes a window with the following:
- the LOC107607251 gene encoding uncharacterized protein LOC107607251, protein MERKLQLEELECLRLEAYENAQFYKEKAKAFHDQNIRRKNFKIGDEVLVYNSRLRFMPRKLRSRWDGPLKVVDVKLYGVVEVIHRTNEVKFKVNGHRVKLYHTQPKNAKELEIFLFGEVSK, encoded by the coding sequence ATGGAACGTAAGCTCCAATTGGAAGAATTAGAATGCCTTAGGTtggaagcatatgagaatgctcaGTTCTACAAGGAAAAAGCTAAGGCATTCCATGACCAGAATATAAGGCGGAAGAACTTCAAGATAGGTGATGAAGTGCTTGTATACAATTCAAGGTTGCGGTTCATGCCCAGAAAATTGAGGTCTAGATGGGATGGGCCGCTTAAAGTGGTAGATGTCAAACTATATGGGGTGGTGGAGGTGATTCACCGCACTAATGAAGTTAAGTTCAAGGTCAATGGTCATAGGGTGAAGCTCTATCATACTCAACCCAAAaatgccaaggagttggagatcTTTCTCTTTGGTGAAGTTTCCAAGTGA